The stretch of DNA CCATCAAACGCACTCCATAATCCGGCTTGGGAGAAAAGAGATATAATTCCAATCCAACCTAAATACCAAATTAAAATTACAACCCAGTCGAGAATATAAGCTAAAAGTCTGTATCCGACACCGGCTGTTTCGTAGTCTATTGTTACGTTTTGGGTTGTTTGTACTTCTATTATCATAAACACTAAAAATAAAGAACAAATTTATGTTTTTTGTATGATTATATAGTATAAATTTTTCATTCTTTTTAACCAAAGAGCTATATTTGTGCTTAAACAATATATTATAAATGCAAACTTGTAGTTTTTGATGAGAGAGGCCGCATTTGTCAAGCAAAATAGAGATAAGTGGCAAGAAATAGATATCCAGACCAAGGAAAAAGATATTCCGGCTGAAATATTAGCGGATAATTTCATTGAACTCACGGATGATTTATCTTATGCCCGTACGTTTTACCCGCGGTCGCAAACTGTAAAATATCTAAATCAACTTACAGGGCGCTATTTTATCAATATATACCAGTATAAGAAAAAAGAGAAAGGACGCTTTTTCCGTTTCTGGAAAGAAGAAATTCCTCTTATCATGTACAAATATCGCAGACACATGCTTTATTCTTTTTTGACAATGTTTGCAGGTGTTTTGCTTGGGATATTTTCTTTAGAACAAGATTCTGCCTTTGCTAGTCAAATATTACCTCCTGGGTATGTGAATCAGACACTTGAAAATATAGAAAGCGGTGATCCGATGGCTATATATAAAAGCTCGGATGAGGCACCTATGTTTTTCAGAATAGCCACAAATAATATTGCAGTAGCATTTTATGCATTTATCGGAGGTATTCTGTTTTCTCTCGGAACTGTTTATGTTTTATTTCCTAATGGTGTAATGCTCGGCGTTTTTCAATACTTTTTCTTTAAGAAAGGTTTGTTGTTTACTTCGGCTATATCCATTTGGTTGCATGGAACATTAGAAATATCAGCAATCGTAATAGCCGGAGGTGCAGGGCTTATATTGGGGAATAGTATTTTATTTCCCCGTACATACAAACGCTTAGTATCATTACAGAGGGGTGCAAAAGATGCTGTGAAAATAGTAGTTGCACTGATCCCCATTTTTATTGTAGCGGCTTTTATCGAGAGTTATCTGACTCGTTTGACCGAAATGCCGGTTTACTTTAATCTGATAATAATTGGCTTATCGGCCTTATTTATTATATGGTATTTTATCTATTATCCTTATTACATCAATAAAAAAACAAATGAAACAACAACAAAAGATCAGGTTATATCAAAGCCGTGACTTTAGCGGTATTTTTGATACTTCAATTGCATTCATTAAGCAAAATTATGGAGCAATCTTAAAGGGTATATTGGTATTTATACCTATTACACTTATTGCTACATATTTTCTTATGAATTTACTGTCTTTTTCCAATATGGGTATGACATCTATTGGCGAATATGAAGACGATCCATTCGCAATTCTTCGATCTATATTTGATTGGCGATTTTTTCTTGGTGGGTTTATCATGATGGTAGCAGGATATTTAATGTCACTTTATCCTGTGTGCTATATGGCATTATATGCCGAATCGAAAGATGGCACGGTAGATAGTAATGATGTTTGGACAAAAGTGAAGCAAGTTGCACTCCCTTTGTTTGGTTATTCTATCATTTATGGAATTCTGATTTCTGCAGGTTGGATATTGTGTTTGATTCCCGGGCTGATTATTTCGGTATACCTTTCACTGTATTTTTATACATATATAGTAGAAAAAAAGGGTCTGGTAGAAACTTTTCAGCGGAGTATTGATCTTGTTCGCCATCATTGGTGGATATCTTCGGCATTAATAACCATTTTTTCTATTATAGCCAGTGTTATTGGTTTTGTGTTTACACTTCCGGTATATGGCACGATGATCGGTAATCTATTAGGAATAGATTTTCTTACCAGCGAAATATATATATACCTTACATACTCTTTGAGTTACACGGCTCGCATGTTGTTGAGCCCTATACTTATAATAGTATTGGGTGTTATGTACTTCAGTTATAGAAGCCAATTGGATGGTATTGGAGTTACAGACGAAATAGATATGATCGGTGTAAATAAAGAAGAAGACCAACCAACTCAATATTAATACTAATATTTGAACATATTCCTTAGGGTGGTAAATACAAATAAAAATATACACATATTCAAGAGCATTATATTAATGCTCTTGGTTTGTATGTGCATAAATCTTTTTGGTCAGGCAGACTCTACAGCAACAACAAAGCCCATACATATTCAAGAGAAGGTAAACATCCGCATACCCGATAAAAGTAAGATAGAGGAATATAGAAAAGATCCGCGATTTGAGTATAAAAAAGAGGAAAGAGGTCTGTCCTGGTGGGATAGGATATTGTTGGCAATCAATAATTTTATCAATAATTTACTTGGTGCGGTAGCAGAATCTGGAATGCTGAGTATTGTAGTGCTACTCATCATAGTAGTTGTAATATGTCTGATTGTCTTAAAACTTATCGGAGTTGACTACAGAACATTATTGGGTAAGAAAGAACTAGATAAGTCGGATATAGATATCTATACAGAAAATGTACATGAAATGAATTTTGATGCATTAATATCTAATGCATTAAGAAACAAAGATTACCGTTTGGCTGTCCGTTTTCTATATCTGAAAAATCTGAAACAAATGTCTGATAAGGACATTATAGAATGGAGTAGCCATAAGACCAACTATAGTTATCAGTACGAGATACAGAATAGTTTGTTGCGCTCCAAATTTCTTGAAACTACATTAATCTTTGATTATGTATGGTATGGTGAATTCGAGTTGGATGAGGGTAAATTCACTGAAGTAGATTCTCGTATGGGCGACCTAAATAAAATGATAAACCATGAAAGATAAGAAACTAATAATTCTGATCGGGGTGATTATCCTTTTGTTGATTGGTTTGTCGTATGCTCGAACCAAAGCTCCTAAGCCTGTAGATTGGAGACCTACATTTATAAATACCAAGACATCCCCATATGGAACATACATTGCATACGAGCTACTTGGAGATATCTTTCACAAAAAGAATATACGATCTACACGCACACCAATATATAATAACTTGAAAGAGAGCATGGAAGAGTACTTCTCCTATGACAAATCTTATGATTCGTATGGTTCAGGCTATTATGAAGATTCTGATGATGAATATGACTATGCTGAAGAGTCTGATACAACTCAAGTAAATACCGACCTTGTAATAGATACAGTACTTGAGCAAGGGCTTGAGGAACTGACTTCTGACCCTACTGAATGGTATAAAAGTATTAATGCGGAAATAGATACTACAGCATATATTTTTATCAATACCAAATTCACGCTGGATAAAGTAGATATGCAATATTTACTCGATTTTGTTGGGTTGGGGAATAATGTGTTCATCTCGGCAGAAAGCTTTTCTTCGAGCCTAATGGATACTTTAGGAATAAAAACAAAACATAGATATTTTGAAGCAGATACAACTTATTATTTAATAGATTCTCCGCATCAGAAATATAATTTTGCAGGTATAACCGGTGAAACAAGGCTTAATACTGATAGTTGCAACTTGGTGTCACGTCCATTGGCCTTTAATAACAAAAAAGATACAGTGTTCTTAGAAGTACAATATGGAAAAGGGCATTTCTATTTGCATACAATTCCTTCTGCTTTTGCTAATGTAAATCTACTGCAACTAAACAAATATGATTTTGCTTTCAGGTGCTTATCTTTTTTGCCACAGAATAGTAAAGTTATTTGGGACGAATATCAGAAGCAAGGTGGTACTGATGCGAATAGTAGTATATTCAAGGCGATGTTGTCTAATCCTTTGTTACGTATTGCTTTATATCTTATACTCGGCGGTTTGTTGCTCTTTGTGATCTTCAGGGCGAAACGTACTCAACGGATTATACCTGTCATCAAACCACATATAAACTCTTCATTAGAGTTTCTAGGTACAATCAGTAATTTATATTATCGCAAAAAAGATTTTAAAACCATTGCCGAGAAGCGGCATGCGTACTTTCTTGACTATATAAGGAAGAATTACTACATGTCGACAGAGAAAATTAATGACGACTTTTTGGATGTAGTGAGTGCCAAATCAGGAGTTGAAAGAGATAAATTGAGTAATCTATTTAATTTATATAACGATATAATTATATTGCCTTATGCTTCGAATGATATATTCTTGCAATATAATAGTTTGTTGGAAGAATTTTATAGAAAGGTAAAAAACAAATAAAATAAAATATATGTCGGATTTAGAATTTCAATCAAGGATAGATTTTTCCGAATTGAGCCAAAGTGTTCAGGAGATAAAAAACGAAATTGGACGTGTTGTTGTTGGACAGCATCAACTGATAGAACAGATGATAATTGCTATCTTGGCAAATGGTCATGTATTGGTAGAAGGGGTTCCCGGTGTTGCTAAAACTTTATCTGCAAAACTTTTGGCAAAGACTATCGATGTCGCTTTCAGTCGTATACAGTTTACGCCCGATCTTATGCCTTCGGACGTTTTGGGTACAAGTATCTTTCTGCCCGGGTCTGCCAAATTTGAATTTAAGAGAGGGCCTATCTTTTCAAATATTGTGCTGATTGATGAAATAAACCGATCTCCTGCAAAGACTCAGGCTGCACTCTTCGAGGTGATGGAAGAACGTCAGGTTACAAATGATGGAACAACATATAAAATGAGCTATCCATTTCTTGTAATGGCCACTCAAAACCCGATAGAGCAGGAGGGGACATATCGTTTGCCCGAGGCTCAATTAGATCGTTTCTTATTTAAAATCGTAGTCGATTATCCGAATATCGTGGATGAGATTAATATCTTGGATAGGCAAAACCGAGGGGAATTATCTCCTGAGATAGGTATTCGTCCGGTTCTGACGGCTGAGAAATTAAACTCTTTGCGCTCAGCGGTAGATAAAGTGCTGGTTGAACATGAGCTATTAGAATATATTGCGCAGATTGTATCTGCTACACGTCAGAGCCCATGGATAACGCTCGGGGCTTCGCCTCGTGCATCGCTTGCAATACTGAATGCTTCTAAAGCACTGGCAGCCATACGAGGACGTGATTTTATAACGCCTGACGATATCAAGGAAGTTGCTGTGCCTGTACTTAGACACAGGATTTTATTAACACCCGAAAAAGAAATGGACGGTACATCTACCGATACAATTATATGTCAATTGATAGACAAAGTGGAAGTTCCCCGATAAAATGGTTCTTTAAGAGTTTCTATCTCTCAAACCGTTTTTTCTTCACACTGGCTTTATGTGTGTTGGGATACTTCGTATCTTATATTTTCGAGGCCTCACTTTTCATAATGACTGTGGTGATGAGTGTGTTGGCTGTATTCTTATTGTTGGATACATTTTCTCTTTATCGGCAGACAAGGGGCATACAAGCTTTTCGTAATTGTCCCGAAAGGTTATCGAATGGTGATGTAAATACAATCTCGCTTTCCGTATCCAATAAATATCCATTCAGGGTTGCAATAAAAATCATAGAAGAAGTACCTTTTCAATTTCAAAAAAGAGATCTGACATTTAGTACTTCGATAGGTGTGCGCAAATCAGAGGTCTTGTACTACGATCTTCGTCCCACCGAAAGGGGAGTGTATCAATTTGGAGCAATAAACGTTTATGTGGCAGGCCTTTTTGGGTTTGTTACACGTCGCTATATATTTGACGAGAATAAGGATGTTGCGGTATATCCGTCTTTTCTCGAGATGCATAAGTATGAATTATTGGCGGCATCGCATCGTCTTACAGACTATGGTATTAAGAAAATACGACGCATCGGGCATGCTACCGAATTTGATCAGATCAAACATTATGTATTGGGTGACGACCCTCGTACAATCAACTATAAGGCAACAGCGCGTATGAGCCAGCTGATGGTAAATACCTATCAGGAAGAGAAATCACAACCTGTATATTGCTTGATC from Dysgonomonas mossii encodes:
- a CDS encoding stage II sporulation protein M, whose translation is MREAAFVKQNRDKWQEIDIQTKEKDIPAEILADNFIELTDDLSYARTFYPRSQTVKYLNQLTGRYFINIYQYKKKEKGRFFRFWKEEIPLIMYKYRRHMLYSFLTMFAGVLLGIFSLEQDSAFASQILPPGYVNQTLENIESGDPMAIYKSSDEAPMFFRIATNNIAVAFYAFIGGILFSLGTVYVLFPNGVMLGVFQYFFFKKGLLFTSAISIWLHGTLEISAIVIAGGAGLILGNSILFPRTYKRLVSLQRGAKDAVKIVVALIPIFIVAAFIESYLTRLTEMPVYFNLIIIGLSALFIIWYFIYYPYYINKKTNETTTKDQVISKP
- a CDS encoding DUF4350 domain-containing protein, coding for MKDKKLIILIGVIILLLIGLSYARTKAPKPVDWRPTFINTKTSPYGTYIAYELLGDIFHKKNIRSTRTPIYNNLKESMEEYFSYDKSYDSYGSGYYEDSDDEYDYAEESDTTQVNTDLVIDTVLEQGLEELTSDPTEWYKSINAEIDTTAYIFINTKFTLDKVDMQYLLDFVGLGNNVFISAESFSSSLMDTLGIKTKHRYFEADTTYYLIDSPHQKYNFAGITGETRLNTDSCNLVSRPLAFNNKKDTVFLEVQYGKGHFYLHTIPSAFANVNLLQLNKYDFAFRCLSFLPQNSKVIWDEYQKQGGTDANSSIFKAMLSNPLLRIALYLILGGLLLFVIFRAKRTQRIIPVIKPHINSSLEFLGTISNLYYRKKDFKTIAEKRHAYFLDYIRKNYYMSTEKINDDFLDVVSAKSGVERDKLSNLFNLYNDIIILPYASNDIFLQYNSLLEEFYRKVKNK
- a CDS encoding AAA family ATPase — protein: MSDLEFQSRIDFSELSQSVQEIKNEIGRVVVGQHQLIEQMIIAILANGHVLVEGVPGVAKTLSAKLLAKTIDVAFSRIQFTPDLMPSDVLGTSIFLPGSAKFEFKRGPIFSNIVLIDEINRSPAKTQAALFEVMEERQVTNDGTTYKMSYPFLVMATQNPIEQEGTYRLPEAQLDRFLFKIVVDYPNIVDEINILDRQNRGELSPEIGIRPVLTAEKLNSLRSAVDKVLVEHELLEYIAQIVSATRQSPWITLGASPRASLAILNASKALAAIRGRDFITPDDIKEVAVPVLRHRILLTPEKEMDGTSTDTIICQLIDKVEVPR
- a CDS encoding DUF58 domain-containing protein translates to MSIDRQSGSSPIKWFFKSFYLSNRFFFTLALCVLGYFVSYIFEASLFIMTVVMSVLAVFLLLDTFSLYRQTRGIQAFRNCPERLSNGDVNTISLSVSNKYPFRVAIKIIEEVPFQFQKRDLTFSTSIGVRKSEVLYYDLRPTERGVYQFGAINVYVAGLFGFVTRRYIFDENKDVAVYPSFLEMHKYELLAASHRLTDYGIKKIRRIGHATEFDQIKHYVLGDDPRTINYKATARMSQLMVNTYQEEKSQPVYCLIDKGRTMKMPFNGLTLLDYAINTTLMVSTTALNKGDKAGLITFSKNVDEILPADRQRRQRVKILETLYAQKTDFKESDYERLYATVRRKLSQRSLIVLFTNFETVNGMRRQLKYLSHMAKDHLVLVAFFLNSEFNEVLESSPAGLEDIFRKGMAEKLWNDKYLIVKELNRYGIHTILSKPENLTIDSINKYLEFKSRGLI